The genomic DNA CAGCCAAACCAGCCTGGCAATCGACGCAGCGGAAGCACGCTCGAGACTGGTAGAGGCATATGAACGAGGCAAGGCGTTCCAGTCGATGCCAATGACGTCGGATTCCTCCGCTACAAGAATGCAGATCGAAGACGTTCGGACTTGGGTGGATGTGACGGAGCATCTGCTCAAAGTTGTCTTCGATACTGACGAAGAGGCGAAGAAGTTTTCCACGATGGTCCGTATGTCATTCTCGCTGGATGGCAGTCCGAAAACTCGGCTCCGCGAGTGCTTGGAAGATCTCAATATCTATCTGAGACGCCTTCGCTCGGTCATCGAACGGTTGGATCTGTTCAAAGGCCCCGTTTCGGCACAGGGAAGCCCCAGCTCCGATTCCGCTGTTGGCGGGAAAAAGGTGTTTATCGTTCACGGCCACGACGAAGGTCCGATGGCGAGCGTGGCTAGGCTGCTTGAACGCCTGGAGATCGAGCCGGTCATTCTCAGCGAGCAGACCAATCGGGGGCGAACCATCATCGAGAAGTTCGAGGATGAAGCATCTGATTGTCGATTCGCCATCGCACTCCTGACGCCGGACGATTTGGGTCGGTCGGTGAAAGATGCCGAACTGCGACATCGTGCTCGCCAGAACGTGATTTTG from Sandaracinaceae bacterium includes the following:
- a CDS encoding nucleotide-binding protein — encoded protein: MDNGSQTSLAIDAAEARSRLVEAYERGKAFQSMPMTSDSSATRMQIEDVRTWVDVTEHLLKVVFDTDEEAKKFSTMVRMSFSLDGSPKTRLRECLEDLNIYLRRLRSVIERLDLFKGPVSAQGSPSSDSAVGGKKVFIVHGHDEGPMASVARLLERLEIEPVILSEQTNRGRTIIEKFEDEASDCRFAIALLTPDDLGRSVKDAELRHRARQNVILELGYFMARLGRGKVCALHKGDLELPSDISGILWISYDGSGWRLELAKELRDAGLNVDLNLL